In the genome of Chloroherpetonaceae bacterium, one region contains:
- a CDS encoding acyl-CoA thioesterase: MRQPSYPFIYTQRVIYAHTDQMQVVYYARYFEFIEAARNELLRHCGFPYKELEALGLRLPVVSAHLDYFSPARYDDELLIETCVDKLENVRITLGYQGYEKFSQRKLFSGYTVHAFVSVQGKLIRPPKALLEALQPYLRAQPAQSEALSLP, translated from the coding sequence ATGCGACAGCCGAGCTACCCTTTCATCTATACCCAGCGTGTTATCTATGCCCATACCGACCAGATGCAGGTTGTCTACTACGCCCGATATTTTGAGTTCATTGAAGCTGCCCGCAATGAACTGCTGCGGCATTGCGGTTTTCCTTACAAGGAGTTAGAAGCGCTTGGTTTGCGCCTGCCTGTCGTTTCTGCACACCTTGATTACTTTTCGCCCGCTCGCTACGACGATGAGCTTTTAATTGAAACCTGTGTGGACAAGCTGGAAAATGTGCGTATCACGCTGGGCTATCAAGGCTATGAGAAGTTCTCACAGCGTAAGCTCTTCTCAGGCTACACAGTACATGCCTTTGTTAGTGTGCAAGGCAAACTTATCCGTCCCCCCAAGGCGCTTCTTGAAGCCCTGCAGCCCTATCTTCGCGCACAGCCTGCGCAGTCCGAAGCACTCAGCCTACCTTGA
- a CDS encoding DUF2911 domain-containing protein, producing MKRACVKHSWGLLFLALLLVAERCYAQKPDSAYLRSLVPRQSPMAVAKVNIGDAYIKVVYSRPFKRGRLIFGTKEENALVPYGEVWRLGANEATEITLTKDILIAGKPLKAGTYSMFAIPNKDRFTILINSELGLWGHFRMDEKKEVMRFDVPTGETEGEFEAFTIFFKKPEGNSTEMMLVWDRTKVVIPIKVG from the coding sequence ATGAAGCGCGCTTGTGTGAAGCATTCTTGGGGATTGCTCTTTTTGGCGCTGCTACTGGTTGCAGAGCGGTGCTATGCACAAAAGCCAGATAGCGCCTACCTGCGCTCCCTAGTGCCACGCCAAAGCCCAATGGCGGTAGCCAAAGTAAATATCGGCGATGCCTACATCAAGGTAGTGTATTCGCGTCCGTTTAAGCGAGGGCGACTGATTTTTGGCACCAAAGAAGAAAACGCGCTTGTGCCTTACGGCGAAGTTTGGCGACTGGGTGCAAATGAAGCAACTGAAATCACGCTAACCAAAGACATTCTCATTGCGGGCAAACCGCTCAAGGCAGGCACATATTCGATGTTTGCGATTCCCAACAAAGATCGATTCACCATCTTAATCAACAGTGAACTTGGGCTATGGGGACACTTCCGAATGGATGAGAAAAAAGAAGTGATGCGCTTCGATGTGCCCACTGGCGAGACTGAAGGCGAGTTTGAAGCGTTTACCATCTTTTTCAAAAAGCCAGAAGGTAATAGCACGGAAATGATGCTGGTGTGGGATAGAACCAAAGTGGTAATCCCGATCAAGGTAGGCTGA